In Carya illinoinensis cultivar Pawnee chromosome 10, C.illinoinensisPawnee_v1, whole genome shotgun sequence, one DNA window encodes the following:
- the LOC122278043 gene encoding tRNA (guanine(9)-N1)-methyltransferase, with translation MEAVENDQSALETPPDPATTPLQQPLSKSAQKKLLKQQRFEAKKAEKKALTKQQKRQDSERKRKEWEETLASVPEEERSKLIESRRSLRKERMEKRSEERGRKIERLTGARDCGQKIVIDLDFAHLMTPSEIHSLVQQIMYCYAVNGRCSSPCHLWLTGCEGEMGSQLKRLPGFDKWIIEKENGSYMEALEDQKENLVYLTADAETVLEELDPKKIYIVGGLVDRNRWKGITMKKAKEQGIQTAKLPIGSYLKMSSSQVLTVNQVIEILLKFMETKDWKVSFFQVIPQRKRPEADSEGYQKVEGEENEEKDDQLDSKKKCAWQVFCTI, from the exons ATGGAGGCCGTGGAAAATGACCAAAGCGCCCTCGAAACCCCCCCGGATCCCGCCACCACCCCTCTTCAACAACCTCTCTCGAAGAGCGCCCAGAAGAAGCTACTGAAGCAACAGAGGTTCGAGGCGAAGAAAGCGGAGAAGAAGGCCCTGACGAAGCAGCAAAAGAGGCAAGATTCGGAGCGGAAACGAAAGGAGTGGGAGGAGACTTTGGCCAGCGTGCCCGAAGAGGAGCGATCGAAGCTCATCGAGTCCCGCAGAAGCCTGAGGAAGGAGAGGATGGAGAAGAGGTCGGAGGAGAGAGGGAGGAAGATCGAGAGGCTCACTGGAGCCAGAGATTGCGGCCAGAAGATCGTCATAGACCTCGACTTCGCTCACCTCATGACCCCCTCCGAGATTCACAGTCTCGTTCAACAG ATTATGTATTGTTACGCGGTGAATGGAAGATGCTCTAGCCCTTGCCATCTCTGGTTAACGGGGTGCGAGGGAGAGATGGGAAGCCAATTGAAAAGACTCCCGGGGTTTGATAAGTGGATAATTGAGAAGGAAAATGGATCATATATGGAAGCATTGGAAGATCAAAAGGAAAACCTGGTGTATCTCACGGCCGATGCAGAAACTGTTCTCGAGGAACTTGATCCCAAGAAGATATATATTGTTGGTGGGTTAGTGGACCGTAATCGGTGGAAAGGGATAACCATGAAGAAAGCAAAAGAGCAAGGAATCCAGACAGCGAAGCTCCCGATTGGGAGTTACTTGAAGATGTCAAGTTCCCAG GTCCTAACCGTGAACCAAGTGATAGAGATACTCCTCAAGTTTATGGAAACAAAGGATTGGaaagtttctttttttcaagTGATTCCTCAAAGGAAAAGACCTGAAGCTGATTCAGAAGGATATCAGAAAgtagaaggggaagaaaacgaAGAGAAAGATGATCAATTGGATTCAAAAAAGAAGT GTGCATGGCAAGTCTTCTGCACCATATAA